A section of the Petrimonas sulfuriphila genome encodes:
- a CDS encoding RNA polymerase sigma factor: protein MNENERVQQVLSGKTSAFTYFVETYQDMAFTIAHRVCGNVQDAEDVVQESFVKVYRNLHTFRNESKFSSWLYRIVYNTAITHSKSKLWLYDQETSLSNVQEISDFDTETQIIDSERTEAVANVLNKMSKGEALLLTLYYLEDNPVKEIARITGLNESNVKVKLFRARQSFKELYARYERVIPDLQ from the coding sequence ATGAACGAGAATGAGCGTGTACAACAGGTGCTTTCGGGCAAAACTTCCGCGTTCACGTACTTCGTCGAAACCTACCAGGACATGGCGTTTACCATCGCCCACCGGGTTTGCGGCAATGTACAGGATGCGGAAGACGTTGTGCAGGAAAGTTTCGTAAAGGTATACCGCAACCTGCACACGTTCAGGAACGAAAGTAAATTCTCTTCGTGGCTTTACCGCATTGTATACAACACGGCAATAACGCACTCTAAATCAAAACTATGGTTGTACGACCAGGAGACGTCACTTTCGAACGTCCAGGAGATCTCGGATTTCGATACCGAAACGCAAATCATCGATTCCGAACGAACCGAAGCCGTCGCCAATGTGTTGAACAAGATGTCGAAAGGCGAAGCGCTGCTGCTTACGTTGTACTACCTGGAAGACAATCCGGTAAAAGAGATTGCCCGGATCACCGGACTGAATGAATCCAACGTGAAGGTGAAACTGTTCAGGGCCAGGCAGTCATTCAAAGAGTTATATGCAAGATATGAACGGGTCATACCCGATTTACAATAA
- a CDS encoding putative DNA modification/repair radical SAM protein: MNEKTLDKLKILADAAKYDVSCASSGTSRGSVKNGIGTAAGWGICHSFTPDGRCISLFKILLTNHCIYDCAYCSNRRSNDVVRSAFTAEELAELTIEFYRRNYIEGLFLSSGVMRNPDYTMEQMLRVVRLLRETHRFNGYIHMKSIPGASRELIARAGTYVDRMSVNLEIPSEQNLKLLAPEKDYESVFAPMRFIQQGMLESAEDRRKFRSAPKFVPAGQSTQVIIGATPDSDKQILTLASALYKRPSFKRVYYSGYIPVNKNDNRLPIIATPPLVRENRLYQADWLMRFYQFKASEIVDDAHPDLELDIDPKMGWALRNPAFFPVDINTAPYEMILRVPGIGVKSAKLIVASRRYGRLNSVQLKKMGVVMKRAQYFIVCRELPMRTVNELTPQYVRRQVSQKQKKQAADLLQYSINWGE, encoded by the coding sequence ATGAACGAAAAGACGCTCGATAAATTGAAGATCCTTGCCGATGCCGCCAAGTACGATGTGTCGTGTGCATCGAGCGGAACTTCCCGCGGAAGCGTGAAGAATGGGATAGGCACAGCCGCCGGCTGGGGCATTTGTCACAGCTTCACTCCCGACGGGCGGTGCATCTCGTTGTTTAAGATACTCCTGACCAATCACTGTATTTATGACTGCGCATACTGTTCCAACCGGCGCAGTAACGATGTCGTGCGCTCTGCTTTTACAGCCGAGGAATTGGCTGAACTGACTATTGAGTTTTACCGGAGAAATTACATCGAAGGCCTTTTTTTGAGTTCGGGCGTTATGCGTAACCCCGATTATACGATGGAACAGATGCTTCGTGTGGTGAGGTTGTTGCGCGAAACACATCGTTTTAACGGATATATCCACATGAAGAGTATTCCGGGTGCAAGCCGGGAACTCATTGCCCGGGCGGGAACGTATGTAGACCGGATGAGCGTGAACCTCGAGATCCCATCGGAACAGAATCTGAAATTGCTTGCGCCTGAGAAAGATTACGAAAGTGTTTTTGCGCCCATGCGCTTTATTCAGCAGGGGATGCTTGAAAGCGCGGAAGACCGCAGGAAGTTTCGTTCTGCCCCTAAGTTTGTGCCTGCTGGGCAGAGTACACAAGTCATCATTGGTGCTACGCCGGACTCCGATAAGCAGATACTGACGCTGGCTTCTGCCCTGTATAAGCGCCCTTCTTTTAAACGCGTCTATTATTCAGGGTATATTCCTGTAAATAAAAACGACAACCGGCTACCGATCATCGCGACACCGCCTTTGGTTCGTGAAAACCGTCTCTACCAGGCAGATTGGTTGATGCGTTTTTACCAGTTCAAGGCCAGTGAAATCGTAGACGATGCACATCCGGACCTTGAGTTGGACATCGATCCAAAAATGGGTTGGGCGTTGCGTAATCCCGCTTTTTTCCCTGTTGATATAAATACGGCTCCCTACGAGATGATCCTTCGTGTGCCGGGAATCGGGGTCAAATCAGCGAAACTCATTGTCGCCTCTCGAAGATACGGGCGGTTAAACTCGGTTCAGCTGAAAAAAATGGGAGTAGTGATGAAACGGGCACAGTATTTCATCGTGTGCCGCGAACTGCCAATGCGCACCGTGAACGAACTCACACCTCAGTATGTCCGTCGACAGGTTTCCCAAAAACAGAAAAAACAGGCTGCAGATTTGTTGCAGTATTCGATTAACTGGGGAGAGTGA
- a CDS encoding TIGR03915 family putative DNA repair protein: protein MIIFTYDKTFDGLLSCVFFAYEQKKFPDFILSESDQKPLFVDEQYRIITEKEKSLRVWKALEKKLSKIAQNMMLSVWLSELPETEMLLFRYIRKNIDHPEGVEMNFGDDDVLRIKEIAQKVAKEAEQLRQFVRFQETADGIYFAPVSPRYDVLSLIVSHFQSRYAGQPWIIYDTNRNTGLYYDTRSVVEVSFSQKDLSDLRLGVLDEEKLSSDETFFQQMWKEYFKSTTIKERINLKLQRQHMPRRYWRYLTEMQ from the coding sequence ATGATAATTTTTACCTACGATAAAACTTTCGACGGCCTTCTCTCCTGCGTGTTTTTCGCATACGAGCAGAAGAAATTTCCCGATTTTATCCTTTCGGAATCCGATCAAAAGCCGTTGTTCGTTGACGAGCAATATCGTATAATTACAGAAAAGGAAAAATCGCTACGTGTATGGAAAGCACTGGAAAAAAAACTTTCGAAAATTGCGCAGAACATGATGTTAAGCGTTTGGCTGTCGGAATTACCTGAAACCGAAATGTTGCTTTTCCGCTACATTCGTAAGAATATCGACCATCCGGAGGGGGTCGAAATGAATTTTGGCGACGACGATGTGCTTCGTATTAAAGAAATTGCGCAAAAAGTAGCTAAAGAAGCCGAACAGCTTCGACAATTCGTTCGGTTTCAGGAAACGGCCGACGGGATTTATTTCGCTCCTGTATCACCGCGTTACGATGTGCTCTCGTTGATCGTTTCGCATTTTCAATCCCGGTATGCCGGCCAGCCTTGGATTATCTACGACACAAACCGCAACACCGGCTTGTATTACGATACACGGTCCGTTGTTGAGGTTTCCTTTTCGCAGAAGGACCTCTCGGATTTAAGACTCGGGGTTCTCGACGAAGAAAAACTTTCTAGCGATGAAACATTTTTTCAGCAAATGTGGAAAGAATATTTTAAAAGCACGACTATTAAGGAGCGCATCAATCTGAAACTGCAACGGCAGCACATGCCCCGTCGTTACTGGAGGTACCTGACGGAGATGCAGTGA
- the mscL gene encoding large-conductance mechanosensitive channel protein MscL: MSFRTELKEFLMRGNVVDMAVGIVIGAAFGKIVTSFVNDILMPPIAMLVGDSKFAELKVVLKEAVMSGADVVAPAITWNYGAFIQAVVDFVIVGTAIFLVIKAMNSMKRKKEEAPAAAPEPTKEETLLTEIRDLLKNK; the protein is encoded by the coding sequence ATGTCATTCAGAACAGAGCTTAAGGAATTTTTAATGCGCGGCAACGTAGTGGATATGGCCGTGGGTATTGTTATCGGAGCTGCTTTCGGCAAGATTGTCACCTCTTTTGTTAACGACATCCTGATGCCGCCCATCGCTATGCTGGTCGGTGACAGCAAGTTTGCCGAGCTGAAAGTGGTTCTTAAAGAAGCGGTCATGAGCGGAGCAGACGTTGTTGCCCCGGCGATAACGTGGAATTACGGCGCGTTCATCCAGGCGGTTGTTGACTTTGTGATTGTGGGCACAGCTATCTTCTTGGTGATCAAAGCCATGAACTCAATGAAGCGTAAAAAAGAAGAAGCTCCGGCTGCAGCTCCGGAACCCACCAAGGAAGAAACGTTGCTGACCGAAATCCGCGATTTGTTGAAAAACAAGTAA
- a CDS encoding amidinotransferase, translated as MVRPARFDFNEETAKNNYFQQKTGQEGVSEKALEEFDAFVNLLRRNDVEVFVMQDTEEPWTPDSLFPNNWFSSHLSGELVLYPLFAENRRRERKPHVLDFLRRKMNHTKLIDLTPWEEKGEFLEGTGSMVLDRDKRIAYCCRSPRSSEKVLADFCSRMNFDAVVFDAVDKNGNLIYHTNVMMEVSTQVAVVCLESIRNGEERQKVESRLSATGKVIVEISPNQVEHFAGNMLELKSRNGAPLMIMSTTARKSLTMQQEKTISTYNKILSPELTTIETNGGGSARCMIAELFH; from the coding sequence ATGGTCCGTCCGGCCCGGTTCGATTTTAACGAAGAAACGGCAAAAAACAACTATTTCCAGCAAAAGACAGGCCAGGAAGGAGTGTCGGAAAAAGCGCTGGAGGAGTTTGATGCCTTCGTGAATCTACTCCGGAGAAACGACGTGGAGGTGTTTGTCATGCAGGATACGGAAGAACCCTGGACGCCCGACTCCCTGTTTCCCAACAACTGGTTCTCCTCTCACCTTTCGGGGGAGCTGGTTCTTTACCCCCTGTTTGCCGAAAACCGCCGCCGGGAGAGGAAGCCACACGTGCTGGATTTCCTGCGCCGGAAGATGAACCACACTAAACTTATCGATCTCACACCGTGGGAGGAGAAAGGCGAGTTTCTGGAAGGTACGGGGAGCATGGTCCTTGACCGCGACAAACGGATTGCCTACTGCTGCCGCTCCCCGCGGTCGTCGGAAAAAGTGCTGGCTGATTTTTGTTCACGAATGAATTTCGATGCGGTGGTTTTTGATGCCGTCGACAAAAACGGAAACCTTATCTACCATACGAACGTGATGATGGAGGTAAGTACTCAGGTTGCCGTTGTATGCCTTGAATCAATAAGGAACGGGGAGGAACGCCAGAAAGTGGAATCGAGACTGAGTGCAACGGGAAAAGTTATCGTGGAGATCTCCCCGAACCAAGTGGAACATTTTGCAGGGAACATGCTGGAGTTAAAGAGCAGGAACGGAGCTCCCCTGATGATCATGTCGACTACTGCCCGGAAGTCGCTGACGATGCAGCAGGAAAAGACTATTTCGACCTATAATAAAATTCTTTCGCCTGAACTTACCACTATCGAAACCAACGGCGGTGGCTCTGCCAGGTGTATGATTGCGGAACTATTCCACTGA
- the rocD gene encoding ornithine--oxo-acid transaminase, translated as MLITEKAQQFINQEDRFGAHNYHPLPVVLSRGKGVYVWDVDGKKYFDFLSAYSAVNQGHCHPKIVRALTEQAETLCLTSRAFYNDCLGPYEEFVHRYFGYDKMLPMNSGAEAVETGLKLARKWGYLKKGIPENEAIIVACEGNFHGRTITIVSLSTDGEARAEYGPYTPGIEVIPYNDVDALQQIFEVKGDKIAGFLVEPIQGEAGVFVPDDGYLKACKHLCEQHNILFIADEVQTGIARTGKLLCCDHEGIRPDIVILGKAISGGVMPVSAVLADDEIMMTIKPGQHGSTFGGFPIACKVATAALEVVKEERLAEKAEYLGEIFRNEMRKIDSPFVHQVRGKGLLNAIVIEPHNGKEAWDVCLKMAENGLLAKPTHQHIIRFAPPLVITEEEIREAIEIIKESIKMLE; from the coding sequence ATGTTAATCACAGAAAAAGCACAACAATTTATCAATCAGGAGGACAGATTCGGGGCGCACAATTATCACCCGCTGCCCGTAGTACTGTCAAGGGGGAAAGGTGTATATGTCTGGGATGTTGATGGCAAAAAATACTTCGACTTCCTTTCCGCCTATTCTGCCGTGAATCAGGGACATTGTCACCCGAAGATCGTGAGGGCACTGACCGAACAAGCGGAAACATTGTGCCTTACTTCGCGCGCATTTTATAACGACTGCCTGGGCCCGTACGAAGAGTTTGTCCACCGTTACTTCGGTTACGACAAGATGTTGCCCATGAATTCGGGAGCAGAAGCCGTTGAAACCGGATTAAAACTCGCCCGAAAATGGGGTTACCTGAAAAAAGGAATCCCCGAAAATGAGGCCATTATTGTCGCTTGCGAAGGAAATTTTCACGGACGTACCATTACAATCGTTTCCCTTTCCACCGATGGGGAAGCCCGTGCCGAATATGGCCCGTACACGCCGGGAATTGAGGTCATCCCCTACAACGATGTGGATGCTCTCCAACAGATTTTCGAAGTGAAAGGCGATAAGATAGCCGGATTCCTCGTTGAACCCATTCAGGGTGAAGCCGGTGTTTTCGTTCCCGATGACGGATACCTGAAAGCTTGTAAACACCTCTGTGAACAGCACAACATACTGTTCATCGCTGATGAAGTGCAAACCGGAATCGCCCGCACAGGCAAGCTTTTGTGTTGTGACCACGAGGGAATTCGTCCCGACATCGTTATTCTGGGTAAAGCCATCTCTGGTGGCGTTATGCCGGTTTCTGCCGTGCTTGCCGACGACGAGATCATGATGACCATTAAACCCGGCCAGCACGGATCTACTTTTGGAGGATTCCCGATTGCCTGTAAAGTAGCTACTGCTGCGCTGGAAGTGGTAAAAGAGGAAAGGCTGGCGGAAAAAGCAGAGTACCTGGGAGAGATCTTCCGCAACGAAATGAGGAAGATTGACAGTCCGTTTGTACACCAAGTCCGCGGAAAGGGATTGCTCAATGCCATTGTTATAGAGCCTCACAACGGCAAGGAAGCCTGGGATGTTTGTCTGAAGATGGCCGAAAACGGTTTGTTGGCAAAACCCACACACCAACACATCATCCGCTTTGCCCCCCCGTTGGTAATCACGGAAGAAGAAATCAGGGAAGCAATTGAAATTATTAAGGAATCAATTAAAATGTTGGAGTAA
- a CDS encoding DUF1080 domain-containing protein — MKKTNLLVFAVLIVLASGCAQDNGKIFNGKDLSNWNFVVENDAVPGDQVYAVKDGQISIKGEPLGYMYTKEKYVNYTLELEYRWAEEASNSGIFVLIEDPKNPFATGVEIQLAAGKAGDFVLLAGSDMKEYTLPEGVTERPKFPVIQKKRPSSENPAGEWNKVKITVQDGVVDVYVNDVHQNTGTGLVKEGNIGLQSEGKEILFRNLVLTKM; from the coding sequence ATGAAAAAGACAAATCTACTTGTATTTGCAGTATTAATTGTTCTTGCTTCAGGCTGTGCGCAAGACAACGGAAAAATTTTCAACGGAAAAGATTTATCGAACTGGAACTTTGTCGTTGAGAACGATGCTGTTCCGGGAGACCAGGTGTACGCGGTAAAAGACGGACAAATCTCTATAAAAGGGGAGCCGTTGGGTTATATGTACACGAAAGAAAAATACGTCAACTACACCCTGGAACTGGAATACCGTTGGGCTGAAGAGGCCAGTAACAGTGGGATTTTTGTGCTGATCGAGGATCCTAAAAACCCGTTCGCCACAGGTGTTGAAATACAACTGGCAGCAGGCAAGGCTGGCGACTTTGTATTGCTCGCCGGATCCGACATGAAGGAGTATACGCTCCCGGAAGGTGTGACGGAACGTCCGAAATTCCCAGTCATCCAGAAAAAACGACCTTCAAGCGAAAATCCCGCCGGCGAATGGAATAAAGTAAAAATTACCGTTCAGGATGGAGTGGTAGACGTTTATGTGAACGACGTGCATCAAAACACGGGAACCGGACTGGTTAAAGAAGGAAACATCGGGTTGCAGAGTGAAGGAAAAGAGATTCTATTCCGGAACCTGGTCCTGACCAAGATGTGA
- a CDS encoding PglZ domain-containing protein, with the protein MKKAHILWADDEIDLLRPYVLFLEEKGYGVDTVNSGRDAIEMCRSSVYDIIFLDEHMPGLTGLETLSEIAASHPELPVVMITKSEDEGIMDKAIGKKIADYLIKPVNPNQILMTIKKKLEKNEIISETNTIHYREEFGRLSGEMNNCRSAEGWAALYKKLVSWEVELALLQHPLQELLTVQKTEANAGFGKFVKRNYENWLLNAGSGPLLSNEVFQQRVFPVLDKGEKLFFILIDNFRFDQWLVIKDLVSDYFTYTEDTYFSILPTATQYARNAIFSGLMPLQLSKKFAGLWVDEVEDEGKNLSEELLVRSQLERFRRKERFSYNKINSNTEGERLVQNFAGLEHNELNVVVFNFIDILSHARTESKMIRELAPDEPAYRSLTRSWFRHSPLFGLLRKISEKKYRVMLTTDHGTIRVRHAQKVEGEKNTNTSLRYKVGRHLSYDPKKVFSVTHPEKVGLPSRNISTRYIFALGDDFFVYPNQFNHYVSYYENTFQHGGISMEEMIVPLVTLQAK; encoded by the coding sequence ATGAAAAAAGCGCACATTCTATGGGCGGACGACGAAATTGACCTACTCAGACCTTATGTCCTTTTTTTGGAAGAAAAGGGGTACGGGGTGGATACCGTGAATAGCGGTCGTGATGCTATTGAGATGTGCCGGAGCTCGGTTTACGATATCATTTTCCTGGATGAACACATGCCCGGATTGACGGGCTTGGAGACACTCTCCGAGATTGCTGCTTCTCATCCGGAACTGCCGGTAGTGATGATCACAAAAAGTGAGGATGAAGGTATTATGGACAAGGCCATCGGCAAGAAAATTGCTGATTACCTGATAAAGCCGGTCAATCCCAATCAGATCCTGATGACCATCAAAAAAAAACTGGAGAAAAACGAAATAATCAGTGAAACAAACACTATTCATTACCGGGAGGAGTTTGGCCGGCTAAGCGGTGAAATGAATAATTGCCGTTCGGCAGAAGGTTGGGCCGCATTGTATAAAAAACTTGTTTCCTGGGAGGTTGAATTAGCTCTTTTGCAACATCCGCTGCAGGAACTGCTGACCGTGCAAAAAACGGAAGCAAACGCCGGATTTGGAAAGTTCGTGAAACGAAATTACGAAAACTGGCTGTTGAATGCTGGATCAGGCCCATTGCTAAGTAATGAAGTTTTTCAACAACGGGTTTTTCCGGTGTTGGATAAGGGTGAAAAACTCTTTTTTATCCTGATCGATAACTTCCGGTTCGATCAATGGCTGGTGATCAAAGACCTGGTGTCGGATTATTTTACATATACCGAAGATACTTATTTCAGTATTTTGCCCACCGCAACCCAATACGCCCGTAATGCCATTTTTTCGGGGTTAATGCCGTTGCAGCTGTCGAAAAAGTTTGCCGGACTGTGGGTGGATGAAGTTGAGGACGAGGGTAAGAATTTGTCGGAAGAACTGCTGGTTCGTTCACAACTGGAAAGATTCAGGCGAAAGGAGCGGTTTTCATACAACAAGATCAATTCAAATACTGAAGGGGAAAGGCTTGTGCAAAATTTTGCCGGACTGGAACACAACGAACTGAATGTGGTAGTTTTTAATTTTATAGATATACTTTCTCATGCACGGACCGAATCGAAAATGATCCGTGAGTTGGCACCCGACGAGCCGGCCTACCGGTCGCTAACGCGTTCGTGGTTTCGCCATTCGCCTTTGTTTGGGTTGTTGAGAAAGATATCGGAAAAAAAATACCGGGTAATGCTTACCACTGATCACGGGACTATCCGTGTGCGTCATGCGCAAAAAGTGGAAGGTGAAAAAAATACCAATACCAGTTTGCGTTACAAAGTGGGTCGGCACCTGTCATACGATCCCAAAAAAGTGTTTAGCGTTACCCATCCCGAAAAAGTAGGCTTACCCTCACGAAACATCAGTACAAGGTATATTTTTGCTCTTGGCGACGATTTTTTCGTGTATCCGAATCAATTCAACCACTATGTTTCGTATTACGAAAATACGTTTCAGCACGGTGGAATTTCCATGGAAGAGATGATTGTTCCGCTGGTAACGTTGCAAGCCAAGTAA
- the tsaE gene encoding tRNA (adenosine(37)-N6)-threonylcarbamoyltransferase complex ATPase subunit type 1 TsaE gives MQLKISDISEIHKAAGQFIAGMGNDKVFAFYGAMGAGKTTFIKAVCEGLGVQETITSPTFAIINEYRDNEGNSIYHFDFYRIHKLEEAFDFGYEDYFYSGNLCFIEWPELVEPLLPGNTVKVYITGTDAGTRTIETKEPD, from the coding sequence ATGCAATTGAAAATAAGTGATATATCCGAGATACATAAGGCAGCTGGACAATTTATTGCCGGAATGGGGAACGATAAGGTTTTTGCTTTCTATGGAGCAATGGGTGCCGGTAAAACCACTTTTATCAAAGCCGTTTGTGAAGGATTGGGCGTGCAGGAAACGATTACCAGTCCCACATTCGCCATTATCAATGAGTACAGGGATAACGAAGGAAATTCCATTTATCATTTCGATTTTTACCGCATCCATAAACTGGAAGAAGCTTTCGATTTCGGTTACGAAGATTATTTTTACAGCGGAAATCTTTGTTTTATCGAATGGCCGGAATTGGTAGAGCCACTTCTCCCCGGCAATACCGTAAAAGTTTATATTACCGGAACTGATGCCGGCACGCGGACAATCGAAACAAAAGAGCCCGATTAA
- a CDS encoding tetratricopeptide repeat protein has protein sequence MRKIAISVCMFLSALFVSSQVNTDRVMTIGKNALYFEDYVLAIQYFNQVIGAKPYLADPYYFRAMSKFMLDDFKGAEEDANLCIERNPYYTSAYQLRGAARQNQEKYELAATDYQRSLEFFPEDRLTLVNMAIVNVELEHYDVAEKFFEVLLRRFPDYVPGYLTRGQMHLERKDTLKALADYDKAIEIDPYTAQSFSARGLLQFQMKDYNKALADLDEAIRLDPFFTGNYINRGLVKYNLNDLRGAMADYDRVIEMDENNLIALFNRGLLRAQVADNNRAIRDFDKVIEIEPDNTMAYINRAMLHAEIGDNASAIEDLNVVLNDHPDFFTGYYMRAEMKRELNDLRGAERDYLAARDEEAKAKKRATTDAEDGRKLASESKDTREETDKDIDKFNLLVVADKEASQKNQSKYQRESRGRVQDLNTKVALEPKFVLTYYDKGFEVSRPVYFSESMERANDLLNLNWKLKAVNNEAALNELQVQTHFRSIDNFSRLLVQQPNDARLYFGRGMDFMLVQDYENALKDINRAIELQPDFLQPYFVRAVIMTKQLELDPLLPPETVAQEVPVGVNPVERLKELPQIARPKVPEVSTKSFRYDAILKDYETILRLDPNFIFAYYNMAEIYSLEKDYRAAIDSYTKALKIEPQFAEAYFNRGLSRLSIGETAVGLDDLRKAGELGIVESYSIIKRMQ, from the coding sequence ATGAGAAAAATAGCTATATCCGTTTGTATGTTTCTGTCCGCACTTTTTGTCTCTTCGCAGGTGAATACCGACCGGGTGATGACAATTGGGAAAAATGCCCTTTACTTCGAAGACTATGTGTTGGCTATACAGTATTTCAATCAGGTGATTGGCGCCAAGCCTTACCTGGCTGACCCATATTACTTCAGGGCTATGTCGAAGTTTATGCTCGACGATTTTAAAGGTGCCGAAGAAGATGCGAACCTCTGTATCGAACGGAACCCCTATTATACGTCGGCTTATCAGCTGCGCGGGGCGGCAAGGCAGAACCAGGAGAAATACGAACTGGCGGCTACCGATTACCAGAGGAGCCTGGAGTTTTTTCCCGAAGACCGTCTCACGTTGGTGAACATGGCCATTGTGAACGTTGAATTGGAGCATTACGACGTGGCGGAGAAGTTTTTCGAAGTGTTGCTGCGCCGTTTCCCAGATTACGTTCCCGGATACCTTACTCGCGGACAGATGCACCTGGAGAGGAAAGACACGCTGAAAGCACTGGCCGATTACGACAAGGCTATCGAGATTGATCCTTATACGGCACAGTCTTTTTCTGCACGCGGGCTGTTGCAATTTCAGATGAAGGATTACAACAAGGCGCTGGCCGACCTGGATGAGGCTATCCGGTTAGATCCTTTTTTTACCGGAAATTACATCAACCGGGGATTGGTAAAATATAACCTGAACGATCTGCGTGGGGCGATGGCCGATTACGACCGGGTGATCGAGATGGATGAGAATAACCTGATAGCACTGTTTAACCGGGGTCTGCTGCGTGCACAGGTTGCCGATAACAACCGGGCGATCAGGGATTTTGATAAAGTTATTGAAATTGAACCCGATAACACAATGGCGTACATCAACCGGGCTATGTTGCACGCAGAAATTGGAGACAATGCGAGTGCCATAGAGGATTTAAACGTCGTGCTCAACGACCATCCCGATTTTTTCACCGGATATTACATGCGGGCCGAAATGAAGCGCGAGTTGAACGATTTACGCGGAGCGGAGCGCGACTACCTGGCTGCCCGGGATGAGGAGGCCAAGGCCAAAAAACGTGCCACAACGGATGCGGAGGACGGCAGAAAGCTAGCTTCAGAATCGAAGGATACCCGCGAAGAAACGGATAAGGATATCGATAAATTTAACCTGCTGGTGGTTGCCGACAAGGAAGCATCGCAGAAAAACCAAAGCAAATACCAACGTGAATCGCGTGGACGTGTGCAGGACCTGAACACAAAGGTGGCGCTGGAGCCTAAGTTTGTGCTGACCTATTACGATAAAGGGTTTGAAGTGAGCCGGCCGGTCTATTTCTCCGAATCAATGGAAAGAGCCAACGATCTGCTGAATCTTAATTGGAAGCTCAAGGCGGTAAACAACGAAGCTGCACTGAACGAGTTACAGGTGCAAACGCATTTCCGCTCTATCGATAATTTTTCGCGGCTGTTGGTGCAACAGCCAAACGATGCCAGGCTCTACTTTGGCCGAGGGATGGATTTCATGTTGGTTCAGGATTACGAAAATGCATTGAAAGACATCAACCGGGCTATTGAGCTGCAGCCTGATTTCCTGCAGCCTTACTTTGTACGTGCGGTCATTATGACCAAGCAACTCGAGCTTGATCCGTTGCTTCCTCCCGAGACGGTTGCTCAGGAAGTTCCCGTGGGCGTAAACCCGGTGGAAAGGTTGAAAGAGTTGCCTCAGATTGCCCGGCCGAAAGTGCCCGAAGTCTCCACGAAGTCGTTTCGGTACGATGCAATTTTAAAGGATTATGAAACGATCCTGCGACTTGATCCCAATTTTATTTTTGCCTACTACAACATGGCCGAAATATACAGCCTCGAAAAAGATTATCGTGCTGCGATAGACAGTTACACCAAAGCGTTAAAGATTGAACCGCAGTTTGCCGAAGCCTATTTCAACCGGGGGTTGTCACGGCTGTCGATCGGCGAAACTGCGGTCGGGTTGGACGATCTCCGCAAGGCTGGAGAGTTGGGTATCGTGGAATCGTACAGCATCATTAAACGGATGCAGTAA